A part of Capsicum annuum cultivar UCD-10X-F1 chromosome 6, UCD10Xv1.1, whole genome shotgun sequence genomic DNA contains:
- the LOC124899508 gene encoding glycine-rich RNA-binding protein 10-like, with product MKKKGEVPMENREENGEKFSGAFTKPETNPSVDRLPGDSGAEMELRLKTELRLLETELAAGDQAAAGWRPRWGGGWCTPPGGYGQKRGGGGGYEQREGGNSLEPESGTGGRGGGERRRGSAPGTGGRGRR from the exons atgaaaaagaaaggaGAAGTACCAATGGAGAATAGggaggaaaatggtgaaaaattcaGTGGTGCATTT ACAAAGCCGGAAACCAATCCCAGTGTTGACCGGCTTCCGGGGGATTCCGGTGCTGAGATGGAGCTGCGGCTGAAGACCGAGCTTCGACTATTGGAGACCGAGTTGGCGGCTGGAGATCAAGCGGCGGCTGGCTGGAGGCCGAGGTGGGGGGGGGGCTGGTGTACCCCACCGGGGGGGTATGGACagaaaaggggggggggggggggctatgAACAGCGGGAGGGAGGGAACAGCTTGGAACCGGAGtcggggaccggaggtcggggTGGCGGGGAGCGGCGACGGGggtcggcgccggggaccggaggtcggggcCGGCGGTAG